A section of the Oncorhynchus keta strain PuntledgeMale-10-30-2019 chromosome 15, Oket_V2, whole genome shotgun sequence genome encodes:
- the LOC118377415 gene encoding acyl-CoA-binding domain-containing protein 5-like isoform X1 yields MEQDELETRFDAAVRVIRSLPEDGPYQPADGMMLMFYSYYKQAALGPCNIPRPTGYWDTAGKAKWDAWNSLGNMSKEEAMQAYVNDIQLILETLPVTEEVSDLLEALGGYFFEEVEGGVEEEKDEDKRAYSRPFAAAAVEMQIQKGCIHKPKMEGFGSLEIWKDIQTKVPESKINGMTMTDKEESKSTDKEEEEEKVDSDEEEEEKEEEKVDSDEEEEEEKEEEKVDSDEEEEEEKVDSDEEEEEEKEEEKVDSDEEEDADDEAEEERERKSPGPDMNLLRVKDRKWRSEVSSSNGSVEPSVSSMTNGTQSSLNSEVEEEELAYSKDPLPENRYRHLNRHLSERLRVNDSDNEEFCDSMEHLAMEEESGIPRVHSSGTRASQARRRSLQGETLDEDLSLQEDSPHREGLHTERRDSCWSMSGIGSRSSGLGCGSQIFTSGNAAEGWVMQIRTDAVASGNLNEHIAMALTRLQEDMANVLQRLNTLEALTTLQTRSLSQARQDDSLSLARKSPSWWPLHLSPTTVVFATVWPLISHWLVHIYLQRKRKKIS; encoded by the exons ATGGAACAAGACGAGCTCGAGACCCGATTTGACGCCGCAGTGCGAGTGATACGGAGTTTACCCGAAGATG GTCCATATCAGCCGGCGGATGGCATGATGCTCATGTTTTATAGTTACTACAAGCAGGCTGCGCTGGGGCCATGTAATATTCCAAGACCCACAGGATACTGGGACACTGCAGGCAAAGCCAAGTG GGACGCATGGAATTCACTGGGGAACATGTCAAAGGAGGAAGCCATGCAAGCGTACGTCAATGACATTCAGCTG ATTCTGGAGACTCTTCCAGTCACAGAGGAGGTGTCTGACCTGCTGGAGGCTCTCGGGGGGTATTTCTTCgaagaagtggagggaggagtggaggaagagaaggatgagGACAAGAGGGCCTACAGCAGGCCTTTCGCAGCAGCTGCAG TGGAAATGCAGATACAAAAGGGGTGTATCCACAAACCAAAGATGGAAG GCTTTGGGAGTCTGGAAATCTGGAAGGATATTCAAACCAAAGTCCCAGAAAGCAAAATAAATGGCATGACTATGACTGACAAGGAGGAAAGCAAAAGTACtgataaggaggaggaggaggagaaagtggacagtgatgaggaggaagaggagaaggaggaggagaaagtggacagtgatgaggaggaggaagaggagaaggaggaggagaaagtggacagtgatgaggaggaggaagaggagaaagtggacagtgatgaggaggaggaagaggagaaggaggaggagaaagtggACAGTGATGAGGAGGAAGATGCAGATGATGAagcggaggaggagagag AGAGGAAGTCCCCAGGCCCTGACATGAATCTGCTCAGGGTGAAGGACCGCAAgtggaggtcagaggtcagctcGTCCAACGGCAGTGTGGAGCCCAGCGTCTCCTCCATGACCAATGGGACACAGAGCTCTCTCAACagtgaggtggaggaagaggaactGGCCTACTCCAAAGATCCCCTACCGGAGAACCGCTACAGGCATCTGAACAGACACCTCAGTG AGCGTCTTCGAGTCAACGACTCGGACAATGAGGAATTCTGTGATTCAATGGAACATTTAGCCATGGAAGAG GAATCGGGAATACCCAGGGTACACTCCTCCGGGACAAGGGCAAGTCAAGCTAGGAGGAGGAGTCTTCAGGGAGAGACCCTGGATGAGGACCTGAGTCTCCAGGAAGACTCCCCTCACAGGGAGGGGCTTCATACAGAACGACGTGACAGTTGCTGGTCAATGAGTGGAATAG GTTCCAGGTCATCGGGGCTAGGTTGCGGGTCACAGATTTTTACCAGTGGAAATGCTGCAGAGGGCTGGGTTATGCAGATCAGGACTGACGCTGTTGCCAGTGGTAACCTTAATGAGCACATCGCCATGGCGCTGACCAGGCTGCAGGAGGACATGGCTAACGTGCTTCAGAGGCTTAACACTCTGGAGGCCCTGACCACATTACAG ACTAGATCACTTTCTCAGGCTAGACAAGATGACTCCTTATCCCTGGCAAGAAAG AGTCCTTCGTGGTGGCCTTTGCACCTGTCTCCTACCACCGTGGTGTTTGCTACAGTCTGGCCTTTGATTTCTCATTGGCTGGTTCATATTTACCTGCAACGAAAGAGGAA AAAGATAAGCTGA
- the LOC118377415 gene encoding acyl-CoA-binding domain-containing protein 5-like isoform X2, with translation MEQDELETRFDAAVRVIRSLPEDGPYQPADGMMLMFYSYYKQAALGPCNIPRPTGYWDTAGKAKWDAWNSLGNMSKEEAMQAYVNDIQLILETLPVTEEVSDLLEALGGYFFEEVEGGVEEEKDEDKRAYSRPFAAAAVEMQIQKGCIHKPKMEGFGSLEIWKDIQTKVPESKINGMTMTDKEESKSTDKEEEEEKVDSDEEEEEKEEEKVDSDEEEEEEKEEEKVDSDEEEEEEKVDSDEEEEEEKEEEKVDSDEEEDADDEAEEERERKSPGPDMNLLRVKDRKWRSEVSSSNGSVEPSVSSMTNGTQSSLNSEVEEEELAYSKDPLPENRYRHLNRHLSERLRVNDSDNEEFCDSMEHLAMEEESGIPRVHSSGTRASQARRRSLQGETLDEDLSLQEDSPHREGLHTERRDSCWSMSGIGGVPGHRG, from the exons ATGGAACAAGACGAGCTCGAGACCCGATTTGACGCCGCAGTGCGAGTGATACGGAGTTTACCCGAAGATG GTCCATATCAGCCGGCGGATGGCATGATGCTCATGTTTTATAGTTACTACAAGCAGGCTGCGCTGGGGCCATGTAATATTCCAAGACCCACAGGATACTGGGACACTGCAGGCAAAGCCAAGTG GGACGCATGGAATTCACTGGGGAACATGTCAAAGGAGGAAGCCATGCAAGCGTACGTCAATGACATTCAGCTG ATTCTGGAGACTCTTCCAGTCACAGAGGAGGTGTCTGACCTGCTGGAGGCTCTCGGGGGGTATTTCTTCgaagaagtggagggaggagtggaggaagagaaggatgagGACAAGAGGGCCTACAGCAGGCCTTTCGCAGCAGCTGCAG TGGAAATGCAGATACAAAAGGGGTGTATCCACAAACCAAAGATGGAAG GCTTTGGGAGTCTGGAAATCTGGAAGGATATTCAAACCAAAGTCCCAGAAAGCAAAATAAATGGCATGACTATGACTGACAAGGAGGAAAGCAAAAGTACtgataaggaggaggaggaggagaaagtggacagtgatgaggaggaagaggagaaggaggaggagaaagtggacagtgatgaggaggaggaagaggagaaggaggaggagaaagtggacagtgatgaggaggaggaagaggagaaagtggacagtgatgaggaggaggaagaggagaaggaggaggagaaagtggACAGTGATGAGGAGGAAGATGCAGATGATGAagcggaggaggagagag AGAGGAAGTCCCCAGGCCCTGACATGAATCTGCTCAGGGTGAAGGACCGCAAgtggaggtcagaggtcagctcGTCCAACGGCAGTGTGGAGCCCAGCGTCTCCTCCATGACCAATGGGACACAGAGCTCTCTCAACagtgaggtggaggaagaggaactGGCCTACTCCAAAGATCCCCTACCGGAGAACCGCTACAGGCATCTGAACAGACACCTCAGTG AGCGTCTTCGAGTCAACGACTCGGACAATGAGGAATTCTGTGATTCAATGGAACATTTAGCCATGGAAGAG GAATCGGGAATACCCAGGGTACACTCCTCCGGGACAAGGGCAAGTCAAGCTAGGAGGAGGAGTCTTCAGGGAGAGACCCTGGATGAGGACCTGAGTCTCCAGGAAGACTCCCCTCACAGGGAGGGGCTTCATACAGAACGACGTGACAGTTGCTGGTCAATGAGTGGAATAGGTGGG GTTCCAGGTCATCGGGGCTAG